Proteins encoded within one genomic window of Carassius carassius chromosome 22, fCarCar2.1, whole genome shotgun sequence:
- the LOC132098943 gene encoding pro-MCH 2-like, which translates to MASSYIVIFALAVLVELTTRTTTALPKVKMDGENTDQDRAVSTEGEDDLSEMGPGRLIFRRQPIIEGRLVDEDGTNRIFILADTGIKGSLGRETNLAFSRTFPVLPPSGMDHILDGFNMRDERRSTDNAIPMGRSDILRCMIGRVYRPCWQA; encoded by the exons ATGGCATCATCTTACATAGTAATCTTTGCGCTTGCAGTTTTAGTTGAGTTGACTACTCGCACAACAACAGCTTTGCCCAAAGTTAAGATGGATGGAGAAAATACAGACCAAGATAGAGCGGTGTCGACAGAAGGAGAAGATGACTTAAGTGAAATGGGACCCGGGCGGCTCATCTTCAGAAGACAACCCATCATAGAGGGCAGACTGGTAGACGAAGATGGGACAAACCGCATCTTCATACTTGCT GACACAGGAATAAAAGGGTCTCTTGGGAGGGAAACAAACCTTGCCTTTTCGAGAACCTTCCCTGTGCTGCCGCCAAGTGGGATGGATCATATTCTGGATGGATTCAACATGAGGGATGAGAGACGTAGCACAGATAATGCCATTCCCATGGGCAGGAGCGACA TACTGAGGTGCATGATAGGGAGAGTATACAGGCCCTGCTGGCAAGCTTGA
- the LOC132098942 gene encoding PCNA-interacting partner-like translates to MVVMEESLRTMIGVFRRECHRVLDSERTTIQGADGMLMVLQLAMAGVNKQEHGDFGVALSEVLAAWKYFLLDKLQLSHNDIPLPQNYDLIRKEYDCFLKRTNTVDLIDVFITFKELRINEHPEEPLTAMQLFQFFIGEKESLEKMDPLTVCPATPSNKAGICSPQIQRVVRRVFCSYLGLLVNSKNDLALAYTLDNPNRSLGHIAFTDLRHAACDSTSSLFLTVTSFVRAIQLGGKGYAPPESHPLRKHIKGLSEFLNFIDQCQEVLGETSNPREAGFKLVSSIRAALVKGRSNGDPVYLAAEDTAKSLKERISQIHTMQTHSTVGTGISPARPKAYAINHSTAYGGRETVKVLMTLLDEEALAPPCRNKAELLSEDHAVLNGSSGACLLNLYKSPEAPTGSSPEPLRNRVLSQQEHIKSKVARPTVRSQFACTYKDEMPLNRVLEFPSTSQLPTCVHPAPKKTVSLHVTLEEEPEPSGMDISLKEATNLRHEVPGQSALGEHSGNAWNRAGGKGTQPEQLRRATGTSKRKLSNRECTEQGREENQPPQKRPPTKTPAGEMGKRNVKAASKKLIAGQGKLTGFFRL, encoded by the exons ATGGTGGTTATGGAGGAAAGCCTGAGAACAATGATCGGAGTCTTCAGGAGAGAATGTCACAGGGTGTTAGACTCTGAGAGGACCACCATCCAAGGGGCTGATGGGATGCTAATGGTCCTACAACTTGCTATGGCTGGGGTCAACAAGCAG GAACATGGGGACTTTGGTGTTGCTTTGAGTGAAGTCTTGGCTGCCTGGAAATACTTCCTTCTGGATAAGCTCCAGCTATCCCACAACGATATCCCGCTTCCACAAAACTATGACCTCATCCGAAAAGAGTATGACTGCTTTTTGAAACGCACCAATACTGTGGACTTGATTGACGTCTTCATTACGTTCAAGGAGCTTCGGATAAATGAGCACCCTGAGGAGCCCCTAACCGCG ATGCaactttttcagtttttcattGGTGAAAAGGAGAGTTTAGAGAAAATGGATCCACTTACTGTGTGTCCCGCAACTCCATCCAACAAGGCTGGAATCTGCAGTCCACAG ATACAGAGAGTTGTCAGGAGAGTTTTCTGTTCTTATTTGGGCCTTCTGGTGAACTCTAAGAATGATTTGGCTCTCGCATACACTCTGGACAACCCAAATCGCTCTCTGGGTCACATCGCCTTCACTGACCTTAGGCATGCTGCCTGCGACAGCACCTCATCTCTCTTCCTG ACAGTTACATCATTTGTCAGGGCCATACAGCTGGGAGGAAAGGGCTATGCCCCACCTGAGTCTCACCCCTTAAGGAAGCACATAAAGGGCTTATCAGAGTTTCTCAATTTTATCGACCAGTGTCAAGAAGTTTTGGGAGAAACCTCTAATCCCAG AGAAGCTGGATTCAAGCTGGTATCTAGTATTAGAGCTGCTCTGGTCAAAGGCCGCAGTAATGGAGACCCAGTGTACCTTGCAGCAGAGGATACAGCCAAAAGTCTCAAGGAAAGAATCAGTCAAATACACACCATGCAGACGCATTCAACTGTTGGCACAGGAATCAGTCCAGCAAGG CCCAAAGCATATGCTATTAACCACTCTACTGCCTATGGGGGCCGAGAGACCGTGAAGGTTCTAATGACTCTTTTGGATGAAGAAGCACTAGCACCGCCCTGCAGGAACAAGGCAGAACTGCTCTCTGAAGATCATGCAGTTCTTAATGGCAGCTCTGGAGCTTGTCTGCTTAACCTTTACAA ATCTCCAGAAGCTCCCACAGGATCTTCTCCAGAGCCTTTACGGAACCGTGTCTTGAGCCAACAAGAACACATCAAGTCCAAG gttGCGCGGCCAACTGTCCGCTCTCAGTTTGCATGTACATACAAGGATGAGATGCCCCTCAACCGGGTGTTGGAGTTTCCCAGCACCAGCCAACTTCCTACCTGTGTGCACCCTGCACCCAAAAAAACGGTCTCTTTACATGTGACTCTGGAGGAAGAACCTGAGCCCAGTGGGATGGACATCAGCCTTAAAG AGGCCACTAACTTAAGGCATGAAGTTCCTGGCCAATCCGCTCTGGGGGAACATAGTGGAAATGCTTGGAACCGAGCAGGTGGGAAGGGTACTCAGCCAGAACAGCTCAGAAGAGCAACCGGGACCTCAAAGAGAAAGCTCTCCAATAGAGAGTGCACTGAGCAAGGAAGAGAAGAGAACCAGCCCCCTCAGAAAAGACCCCCTACCAAGACTCCCGCTGGAGAGATGGGGAAAAGGAACGTTAAAGCTGCCAGCAAGAAGCTTATTGCTGGTCAGGGCAAACTCACCGGCTTTTTCAGACTGTAA